Proteins encoded by one window of Lactobacillus sp. ESL0684:
- a CDS encoding ABC transporter ATP-binding protein, whose product MKNATNVIEMRHIVKDFDGFKANDDINLTLHQGEILALLGENGAGKSTLMSILSGLLLPTAGEIWVNGQKTEVKNPTVAKNLGIGMVHQHFMLMDSFTVLENIILGHETTSGPRLDFKAAKQQITQLSKRYGLNVDLDQKISNITVAQQQRVEILKVLYRGANILIFDEPTAVLTPQEITEFIQVLRELAKEGKSIILITHKLAEIKRAADRVTVIRAGKSVGSFNVAEVDDNSLAELMVGHHVNMQLTKTASQPGEIVLKVDNLAVKNKQGIAALKNLSFNLRAGEILGVAGIDGNGQDELVAALSGLTPVDTGQVIINNQDMTNHKVRQITENGVAHIPADRQKYGLILPFTIADNLALQTYYQAPLSRHHILRQDAIKHNAQELINKFDIRTTGPNAQVGALSGGNQQKVIIARELNRDSNLIIAFQPTRGLDVGAIEYIHKQLLLEREQGKAILLISYELDEIMQLSDRIIVLHDGQISGEVQPETTSDEELGLLMTGVKKEGTALA is encoded by the coding sequence ATGAAAAATGCAACTAATGTAATTGAGATGCGTCATATTGTGAAAGACTTCGATGGCTTCAAAGCCAACGATGATATTAATCTCACGCTGCATCAAGGCGAAATTTTAGCACTATTGGGAGAAAACGGTGCGGGTAAGTCGACCTTGATGAGCATCTTATCAGGTCTGCTGTTGCCAACTGCTGGTGAAATTTGGGTTAATGGGCAAAAAACGGAAGTTAAAAATCCTACTGTTGCTAAAAACTTGGGTATTGGCATGGTGCATCAGCACTTTATGTTAATGGATTCCTTTACGGTCCTTGAGAATATTATTTTGGGACATGAAACTACTAGCGGGCCAAGATTAGATTTTAAAGCAGCTAAGCAGCAAATTACCCAGCTTTCTAAGCGTTATGGACTAAATGTTGATTTAGACCAAAAAATTAGCAATATTACGGTAGCGCAGCAGCAGCGGGTGGAAATTTTAAAAGTGCTTTACCGTGGTGCGAATATTTTGATTTTTGATGAGCCAACAGCTGTACTGACACCGCAAGAAATTACCGAATTTATTCAAGTTTTACGAGAACTAGCTAAAGAGGGTAAGTCGATTATTTTAATTACTCATAAATTAGCTGAAATCAAGCGTGCGGCTGACCGAGTAACTGTTATTCGCGCTGGTAAAAGCGTGGGTAGTTTTAACGTGGCTGAAGTTGATGATAACAGTTTAGCTGAGCTAATGGTTGGGCATCATGTGAATATGCAGTTGACCAAGACTGCTAGCCAACCTGGCGAGATTGTACTCAAGGTCGATAATTTAGCGGTTAAGAATAAGCAGGGGATTGCGGCACTGAAGAACTTATCATTTAATTTGCGAGCAGGTGAAATCTTAGGTGTAGCTGGAATTGATGGCAATGGTCAAGACGAACTAGTTGCGGCTTTGAGCGGTCTCACGCCAGTTGATACAGGTCAAGTGATAATTAATAATCAAGATATGACTAATCATAAGGTTCGGCAAATTACTGAAAATGGAGTTGCTCATATTCCAGCAGACCGTCAAAAATATGGTCTAATTTTACCGTTTACGATTGCCGATAATCTAGCTTTACAAACTTATTATCAAGCACCACTTTCAAGGCACCATATTTTGCGCCAAGATGCCATTAAACATAATGCTCAAGAGTTAATTAATAAGTTCGATATTCGTACTACTGGACCTAATGCTCAGGTTGGTGCCTTGTCAGGAGGAAACCAGCAAAAAGTGATCATCGCTCGGGAACTTAATCGTGATAGTAATTTAATCATTGCTTTTCAACCTACACGCGGCTTAGATGTTGGTGCGATTGAATATATTCATAAGCAGCTTTTGCTTGAAAGAGAACAAGGGAAGGCAATTTTGTTAATTTCTTATGAATTGGATGAAATCATGCAATTATCTGATCGCATTATCGTTTTGCATGACGGTCAAATTTCAGGAGAAGTTCAGCCTGAAACTACTAGTGATGAAGAGTTAGGATTATTGATGACTGGAGTTAAGAAAGAAGGTACCGCTCTTGCTTAA
- the tyrS gene encoding tyrosine--tRNA ligase, whose product MANFDIIEDLKWRGAINQETDEAGLREYLQTHDDLALYCGVDPTGDSLHIGHLIPFMILKRFQEAGYHPVIIIGGGTGAIGDPSGRKSERVLQTAEQVKHNEQALTTQMEQLFGTENFEIVNNIEWLGKIGLIDFLRDYSKFFQVNTMLNKDVIASRLDSGISFTEFAYQILQAIDFYQLNKNYGVQLQIGGSDQWGNITAGIDLIHKLAGPDQQAFGLTIPLMLKADGTKFGKSAGGAVWLDPEKTSPYEFYQFWINQDDRDVVKYLKYFTFLSREEIEDLAQETEKEPWKRTAQKRLAEEVTRFVHGDSGLSEAQMITQSLFSGDIKNLSVKQIEQGLKSAPAAVAEDKPQNIIDFLVDTKIEPSKRQAREDVKNGAIYLNGDRQQSVDFEVNPSSAFAGKYVIVRKGKKKYTLVTIK is encoded by the coding sequence ATGGCAAATTTTGATATTATTGAGGACTTAAAATGGCGTGGCGCCATTAATCAAGAAACTGATGAAGCAGGACTACGTGAATATTTGCAAACTCATGATGATCTAGCTTTATATTGCGGAGTTGACCCGACTGGTGATTCGCTGCATATTGGACACTTAATTCCCTTTATGATCTTAAAAAGATTCCAAGAGGCAGGCTATCATCCAGTAATCATTATCGGTGGTGGTACTGGTGCGATTGGTGATCCTTCTGGTCGAAAATCTGAGAGAGTTTTGCAAACAGCTGAGCAGGTAAAGCACAACGAGCAAGCATTAACTACTCAAATGGAACAGTTGTTTGGTACTGAAAATTTTGAAATTGTAAATAATATTGAATGGTTAGGTAAAATTGGGTTAATTGACTTTTTACGTGATTACAGTAAATTTTTCCAAGTTAATACGATGCTGAATAAGGACGTAATTGCTAGCCGTTTGGACAGTGGAATTTCTTTTACTGAATTTGCCTATCAAATTTTGCAAGCAATTGATTTTTATCAGCTAAATAAAAATTATGGCGTACAACTACAAATTGGTGGTAGTGACCAATGGGGCAATATTACTGCCGGGATTGATCTAATTCACAAGCTAGCGGGACCTGATCAGCAAGCATTTGGTCTAACGATCCCGCTAATGCTTAAGGCAGACGGCACTAAGTTTGGTAAGTCAGCTGGAGGAGCAGTTTGGCTTGATCCAGAGAAGACTAGTCCGTATGAGTTTTATCAATTTTGGATCAATCAAGATGATCGTGATGTAGTCAAGTATCTTAAGTACTTTACTTTCTTGAGTCGCGAAGAAATTGAAGATTTAGCGCAGGAGACTGAAAAAGAACCTTGGAAGCGAACTGCACAAAAACGATTGGCTGAAGAAGTAACTAGGTTTGTTCATGGGGATTCTGGACTTAGTGAAGCACAAATGATCACTCAGTCGCTATTTTCTGGTGATATCAAGAATTTATCTGTTAAGCAGATTGAGCAAGGTCTTAAGAGTGCACCAGCTGCAGTTGCTGAGGATAAACCACAAAATATTATTGACTTTTTAGTTGATACTAAGATTGAACCTTCTAAACGCCAAGCCCGTGAAGATGTCAAAAATGGTGCAATTTATCTAAACGGCGACCGTCAACAATCAGTTGATTTCGAAGTCAATCCTAGTTCAGCATTTGCTGGAAAATATGTTATTGTTCGTAAGGGCAAGAAGAAGTATACTCTGGTTACAATTAAATAG
- a CDS encoding 6-phospho-beta-glucosidase, whose product MVKKKFLWGVATSASQIEGAYQADGKGLSMADILPGDKKQRLQCMLNGTYALENYLPQQKNYPAHQAIDFYHTYQSDIKLLAEMGINSFRFSIMWSRIFPNGDETMPNQAGLQFYIDVVDECLKYDIEPIITISHFDLPINLIKNYGGWRNRKLIDLYLHLCEVLFSTFKGKVHYWITFNEINMILNLPFVGGGLSFTQGENEAEIKYQAAHYQLVASAAATKLAHEIDATNQIGCMLAAGDVYPYSCAPEDIMSALEKNREQYFFTDIQVRGYYPSYAAKMFTDQNIKLDITQADRDTLRHTVDFISFSYYSSRCVSTDPKINQNMTAGNAFASVKNPNLQVSEWGWQIDPLGLRITLNTLYDRYQKPLMIIENGLGARDTVTSDGQIHDDYRIDYFNQHLAAINQATAEGVELIGYTAWSGIDLLSASTGEMDKRYGMIYVDLDNEGHGSGKRIKKDSYYWYQNYLKNLNN is encoded by the coding sequence TTGGTTAAGAAAAAGTTTCTCTGGGGAGTGGCAACATCAGCTAGTCAAATTGAGGGTGCTTATCAAGCAGATGGCAAAGGCCTAAGCATGGCTGATATATTACCGGGCGATAAAAAGCAGCGATTGCAATGCATGTTAAATGGTACTTATGCTCTGGAAAATTATCTACCGCAACAGAAAAATTATCCTGCTCATCAAGCAATCGATTTTTATCATACTTATCAGTCGGATATTAAGTTACTAGCTGAAATGGGGATTAATTCTTTTCGCTTTTCAATTATGTGGTCACGGATTTTTCCTAATGGCGATGAAACTATGCCTAATCAGGCTGGTTTGCAATTTTATATCGATGTAGTTGATGAATGCTTGAAGTATGATATCGAACCAATTATTACGATTAGTCACTTTGATTTACCGATTAATTTAATCAAAAATTATGGTGGTTGGCGTAATCGCAAGCTAATTGATCTGTACTTACACTTATGTGAAGTATTATTTTCTACTTTCAAGGGCAAAGTCCATTATTGGATTACTTTTAATGAAATTAATATGATTTTAAATCTGCCGTTTGTCGGTGGTGGTTTATCTTTTACCCAAGGAGAAAATGAAGCAGAAATCAAATACCAGGCAGCACATTATCAGTTGGTTGCTTCGGCTGCAGCAACTAAACTAGCACATGAAATTGATGCAACTAACCAGATCGGATGTATGCTGGCGGCAGGGGATGTTTACCCGTATTCATGTGCGCCAGAAGATATTATGAGTGCCCTAGAAAAAAATCGTGAACAATATTTCTTTACGGATATCCAAGTCAGAGGCTACTATCCAAGTTATGCTGCCAAAATGTTTACAGATCAGAATATTAAACTTGATATAACGCAGGCGGATCGTGATACGTTACGACATACAGTTGATTTTATTTCGTTTTCATATTATTCCAGTCGTTGTGTTTCGACAGATCCTAAAATTAATCAGAATATGACTGCTGGCAACGCTTTTGCTTCAGTTAAAAATCCTAACCTTCAAGTTAGTGAATGGGGTTGGCAGATTGATCCTTTGGGATTACGGATTACACTTAATACATTATATGATCGATATCAAAAACCGTTGATGATTATTGAAAATGGCTTAGGTGCACGTGATACAGTTACTAGTGATGGGCAAATTCATGATGATTATCGAATAGATTATTTTAACCAACATCTAGCAGCTATCAACCAGGCTACAGCTGAAGGTGTCGAGTTAATTGGTTATACGGCATGGAGCGGCATTGATTTGCTCAGTGCGTCTACGGGTGAAATGGACAAACGTTATGGTATGATTTACGTCGATTTAGATAATGAAGGCCATGGTAGTGGTAAAAGGATTAAGAAGGATTCATATTATTGGTATCAGAATTATCTTAAAAATTTAAATAATTAG
- a CDS encoding BMP family ABC transporter substrate-binding protein, giving the protein MNKKSRRLLSLGALAAILSLTLTACSGKKQGGQGKKDTKDSIALITDSNGVDDHSFNEAAWSGFKEYGQNHHYQKGKGYQYFESSSAADYTPNFNQAAESGYQTIFGVGYSLKDAVKASAKKNPKKNFVIIDDVVTGQKNVASVTFKSNESSYLAGVAAAYTTKTGKVGFVGGAKSAIISLFEAGFKQGVADGAKAQHKKIAVSTQYVGNFTSTDKAKSIAQSMYSSNCDIVYQAAGNAGNGIFQEAKAYNQTRSSAKKVWVIGVDVDQSNLGNYKTKDGKKDNFTLTSVLKGLNVATKTLAEDAANSKFPGGKHLVYTLKDNGVSITKGKLDAPAWNAAQKARKQIIAGKIKVATATK; this is encoded by the coding sequence GTGAATAAAAAAAGTCGGCGTCTATTGTCTTTGGGAGCTTTAGCAGCAATTTTGAGTTTGACCCTAACTGCTTGTTCGGGAAAGAAACAAGGTGGCCAAGGCAAGAAGGATACTAAAGATAGTATTGCCTTAATTACTGATAGTAATGGTGTAGATGACCATTCTTTCAATGAGGCGGCCTGGTCAGGCTTTAAAGAATACGGTCAAAATCATCATTATCAAAAAGGCAAAGGCTATCAATATTTTGAGTCTAGCAGCGCGGCTGATTACACGCCTAACTTTAATCAAGCTGCGGAATCTGGCTATCAAACGATTTTTGGCGTTGGCTATAGCTTAAAGGATGCAGTTAAGGCATCAGCTAAGAAAAATCCGAAAAAGAATTTTGTAATCATTGATGATGTTGTTACCGGTCAAAAGAATGTGGCATCAGTTACCTTTAAGAGTAACGAGTCATCATATTTAGCTGGTGTAGCGGCAGCGTATACGACCAAGACTGGGAAAGTTGGCTTTGTCGGTGGTGCCAAATCAGCGATTATTAGTTTGTTTGAAGCTGGTTTTAAACAAGGTGTGGCAGATGGAGCAAAGGCGCAGCACAAGAAGATTGCTGTTTCAACGCAATATGTTGGCAACTTTACTTCAACGGATAAGGCGAAGTCAATTGCTCAATCAATGTATTCTAGTAATTGTGATATTGTTTACCAAGCCGCTGGTAATGCTGGTAACGGGATTTTTCAAGAAGCTAAGGCTTATAACCAGACTCGTTCGAGTGCTAAAAAGGTTTGGGTTATCGGAGTTGATGTTGATCAATCCAATTTGGGTAACTACAAAACTAAGGATGGCAAGAAGGATAATTTCACTTTAACTTCCGTTTTGAAGGGATTGAATGTGGCTACTAAGACACTAGCTGAAGATGCAGCCAATAGTAAATTCCCTGGTGGCAAGCATTTAGTGTATACACTTAAAGACAATGGCGTTTCCATTACTAAGGGTAAGCTTGATGCACCTGCTTGGAATGCAGCGCAAAAGGCTCGTAAACAAATTATTGCTGGAAAAATTAAAGTTGCGACAGCAACTAAATAA
- a CDS encoding BMP family ABC transporter substrate-binding protein, translating into MKVKFKKLLAISSLTLAAGLVLGACSGKKQGGSGNSSSSAKHSIALVTTTTGVNDNSFNQSAWNGFKAYGKEHNLKRGKNGYQYFQSSSDADFEPNFAQAAKAGYQTIFGIGYNLKDAVSAAAKKNPKKNYVIVDEVIKNQKNVASANFKSEQAAYLAGVVAATQTKTNKIGFIGGVRGNIIDLFDAGFTKGVNDQAKKMHKKVTIMNQYAGNFTSVDKGKAIAQSMYAKGADIIFHAAGPVGNGLFQEAKSLNQTRPESKRVWAIGVDVDQSYLGKYKTKSGKQENCILTSVITGVNIAAQDIANRAYAGKFPGGKNLIYGLKDDGVAITRGQISAAAWKNSRTARSKILNGEIKVPIHPEK; encoded by the coding sequence ATGAAAGTGAAGTTCAAGAAGTTATTGGCGATTTCGTCACTAACACTAGCAGCAGGTCTAGTGTTAGGAGCTTGTTCGGGAAAAAAGCAAGGTGGCAGTGGCAATTCAAGTAGTAGTGCTAAACATTCGATTGCGCTAGTTACGACCACTACTGGTGTCAATGATAATTCATTTAACCAATCGGCTTGGAATGGCTTTAAGGCTTATGGTAAGGAACATAACTTAAAACGAGGCAAGAATGGGTACCAATACTTTCAATCAAGCAGCGATGCTGATTTTGAACCAAATTTTGCTCAAGCGGCTAAGGCTGGTTACCAAACGATTTTTGGAATTGGCTATAACTTAAAGGATGCGGTTAGCGCTGCTGCCAAAAAGAATCCTAAGAAGAATTATGTGATTGTTGATGAAGTAATTAAGAATCAGAAAAATGTGGCTTCTGCTAACTTTAAGAGTGAGCAGGCAGCATACTTAGCTGGTGTTGTGGCAGCTACGCAAACTAAGACTAATAAGATTGGTTTTATCGGTGGCGTGCGCGGCAATATTATTGATCTGTTTGACGCTGGTTTTACCAAAGGCGTTAATGATCAAGCTAAAAAAATGCACAAAAAGGTGACTATTATGAACCAATATGCTGGTAATTTCACTAGCGTTGATAAAGGTAAAGCGATCGCCCAATCAATGTATGCTAAGGGAGCTGACATTATCTTTCATGCTGCTGGACCTGTTGGTAATGGCCTTTTTCAAGAAGCTAAGTCACTTAATCAGACGCGACCAGAAAGTAAGCGGGTTTGGGCCATTGGCGTCGATGTCGATCAATCATATTTAGGTAAGTATAAGACTAAGTCAGGCAAGCAAGAGAATTGTATTTTAACGTCTGTAATTACTGGGGTTAATATCGCGGCTCAAGATATTGCTAACAGAGCATATGCGGGGAAGTTTCCTGGCGGTAAGAATTTAATTTACGGTCTTAAAGATGATGGGGTTGCCATTACGCGTGGACAGATTTCAGCTGCTGCTTGGAAAAATTCTCGTACTGCTCGGTCAAAAATTCTTAACGGTGAAATCAAAGTGCCAATTCATCCTGAAAAATAG
- a CDS encoding beta-glucoside-specific PTS transporter subunit IIABC, which translates to MNYQKVAQEILHFLGNETNIDQVTHCSTRLRINVIDFNKVSLPDIKKIAGVVDAVYQAGQVQVVIGPNVAKVYEAFVELLPKVNQTNLSSQPREKKGIFSRLIEFISGSFTPILPVIIGGGLLKGFIAIFVALNLLTTTSQNYKILSLIADASFQFLPVLLAYTAAKKLKANPFIAVTLAGVLLHPTFAAMVNSGHQIALFGLPIKAVNYGSSVIPILLIVYVQSKIEKWLNSIFNDTVAMFATPTISITVNAILGLVVLGPLGGYVGDLLGMAIAFLNSTVPWLAPTILGAFSPLLVMMGMHYSMFPIALQSIAKFGYDSFFTPAGLCANMAQAGAGFAVAVRNKQSKLRSTAVSTSITALLGITEPVLYGVNLKLKKPLYAAIIGGAAGGLYAGLTFVTSTAMASPGILALALFAKTPQNLLNAIIAMIISLVVSFVAGLLIIKADASTGTAVVTNEQTATLTAITAGQVVDLAKVNDETFASGALGTGLAFNSKTGDIFAPVAGKLTLVFPTKHALGITTADGLEILIHLGINTVELNGKYFTNYVEKDSQVFQGQKLAHYDVNAIKQAGYDPIAMMIITNSGKRTLALTAKAGSEILEKQTVFKVTD; encoded by the coding sequence ATGAATTATCAAAAAGTAGCTCAAGAAATTCTACATTTTTTGGGTAATGAAACAAATATTGATCAAGTAACTCATTGCTCGACTCGATTACGAATAAATGTGATTGATTTTAATAAGGTGAGTTTGCCTGATATTAAAAAAATTGCTGGTGTAGTTGATGCGGTTTATCAGGCTGGACAGGTACAAGTAGTTATTGGACCAAATGTTGCTAAGGTTTATGAAGCATTTGTGGAATTGCTGCCTAAAGTTAATCAGACTAATTTAAGTAGTCAGCCTCGAGAAAAAAAGGGAATATTCTCACGGCTGATTGAATTTATTTCTGGTAGTTTTACGCCAATTTTACCAGTAATTATTGGTGGTGGACTATTAAAGGGCTTTATTGCCATTTTTGTTGCCCTTAACTTATTAACTACAACCAGTCAAAATTATAAAATACTATCTTTGATTGCTGATGCAAGTTTTCAGTTCTTGCCAGTATTATTGGCTTATACTGCTGCTAAAAAATTAAAGGCAAATCCGTTTATTGCAGTAACTTTGGCGGGGGTGCTATTACATCCCACTTTTGCTGCGATGGTAAATAGTGGCCATCAAATTGCTTTGTTTGGCTTACCAATTAAGGCGGTCAATTATGGCTCAAGTGTAATTCCAATTTTGTTGATTGTTTATGTTCAATCTAAAATAGAAAAATGGCTGAATAGTATTTTTAACGATACTGTTGCGATGTTTGCGACTCCGACAATTTCGATTACAGTCAATGCTATTTTAGGCTTAGTTGTTTTAGGACCACTTGGCGGCTATGTAGGCGACTTACTAGGAATGGCAATCGCATTTTTGAATAGTACGGTTCCATGGCTTGCACCAACTATTTTAGGTGCTTTTTCACCATTATTGGTCATGATGGGTATGCATTATTCAATGTTTCCGATTGCTTTACAATCAATTGCCAAGTTTGGCTATGATTCTTTCTTTACACCAGCTGGATTGTGCGCCAATATGGCTCAAGCGGGAGCGGGTTTTGCTGTGGCGGTTAGAAATAAGCAAAGTAAACTTCGTTCGACCGCAGTTTCAACCTCAATTACCGCGCTGTTGGGAATTACCGAGCCAGTGTTATATGGGGTTAACTTAAAACTGAAAAAGCCACTTTATGCCGCTATAATTGGTGGCGCTGCTGGTGGCTTGTATGCTGGGTTAACTTTTGTAACTTCAACCGCTATGGCTAGCCCAGGTATTTTAGCCTTGGCTTTGTTTGCTAAAACGCCGCAAAATCTTTTGAATGCGATAATTGCCATGATCATTTCGCTAGTTGTTTCCTTTGTTGCTGGCTTGTTAATTATTAAAGCAGATGCTTCAACTGGTACGGCTGTTGTAACCAATGAGCAAACTGCTACGTTAACAGCTATTACCGCTGGACAAGTAGTTGATTTGGCAAAAGTTAACGATGAAACCTTTGCTAGTGGTGCTTTAGGAACAGGGTTAGCATTTAACTCAAAAACTGGCGATATTTTTGCACCGGTAGCTGGGAAATTAACATTGGTTTTTCCAACTAAGCATGCCTTAGGGATTACGACCGCAGATGGATTAGAAATTCTAATTCATTTGGGGATTAATACCGTTGAACTTAACGGAAAATATTTTACTAATTATGTTGAAAAAGATAGCCAAGTTTTTCAAGGGCAAAAGTTAGCACATTATGATGTTAATGCAATTAAGCAAGCTGGTTATGATCCAATTGCCATGATGATTATTACTAACTCAGGCAAACGAACTTTAGCATTAACAGCTAAGGCTGGTAGTGAGATTTTAGAAAAACAAACTGTGTTTAAAGTAACGGATTAA
- a CDS encoding NUDIX domain-containing protein, whose protein sequence is MRARVIIHNPQTDAVLLIHRFKNGREYWVVPGGGAQGVELPVQTAIREITEELQIKFKPSDLKEAFALSEDEVEQQIFFLGQVISSDAPKISGEEAARISESNVYIPTWVNLADLEQLNLQPSQLTARLQQILKIK, encoded by the coding sequence ATGCGTGCTCGTGTGATTATCCATAATCCCCAAACTGATGCAGTCTTATTAATCCACCGTTTTAAGAACGGACGTGAATACTGGGTAGTGCCAGGTGGCGGCGCGCAAGGTGTAGAACTTCCTGTGCAAACTGCAATTCGTGAAATTACTGAGGAGTTACAAATTAAATTTAAACCTAGTGATTTGAAGGAAGCATTTGCCTTATCTGAAGACGAAGTAGAGCAGCAAATTTTCTTTTTGGGTCAAGTTATTAGTAGTGACGCTCCTAAAATTAGTGGTGAAGAGGCTGCTAGAATAAGTGAAAGTAATGTCTACATACCTACTTGGGTTAATTTAGCTGATTTGGAGCAGCTTAATTTACAGCCAAGCCAGCTAACTGCAAGACTTCAGCAAATCTTGAAAATTAAGTAA
- a CDS encoding heavy metal-binding domain-containing protein, giving the protein MAAEQMLVTTTENIPGREYEIVGEVFGLTTQSKNFIKDFGAGLKSMIGGEIRSYTKMMEESRNKALSRMRQAAQDKGADAIVMMRFDSGSIGGDMQSVIAYGTAVKFKD; this is encoded by the coding sequence ATGGCTGCAGAGCAAATGTTGGTAACAACTACGGAGAACATACCCGGTCGAGAATATGAAATTGTCGGTGAAGTTTTTGGGTTAACAACTCAATCCAAGAATTTTATTAAAGATTTTGGTGCGGGACTGAAATCAATGATTGGTGGAGAAATCCGCAGTTATACTAAAATGATGGAAGAATCACGTAATAAGGCTTTGAGTCGCATGCGGCAAGCTGCTCAAGATAAAGGTGCAGATGCAATCGTCATGATGCGCTTTGATTCTGGGTCAATCGGTGGTGATATGCAGTCTGTTATAGCCTACGGGACAGCTGTTAAGTTTAAAGATTAA
- a CDS encoding HD domain-containing protein, protein MDLTRVVDFVKTELKDEKTGHDFYHGQRVAHLASKLYLKDEPGAHQDSRMVAIIQTAGYLHDTIDEKICPDPSRVLAEIEALLAEMAFTELEIKDILFTMQHMSFSKNIEHHYQLPLSGQYVQDADRIESLGAMGIARAFTYGGAHGNVIYDPQIKPAKLTSHAQYRKHTETTINHFYEKLFKLEQLMNTVGGQKEAHQRTEYMRDFVNKFMQEWEV, encoded by the coding sequence TTGGATTTAACACGAGTAGTTGATTTTGTTAAGACAGAATTAAAAGACGAAAAGACTGGTCATGACTTTTACCATGGTCAGCGTGTGGCACATTTAGCTAGTAAATTGTATCTAAAAGATGAACCAGGTGCCCATCAGGATAGTCGCATGGTTGCAATTATTCAGACGGCTGGCTATTTACATGACACGATTGATGAGAAGATTTGTCCTGACCCCAGCCGTGTTTTAGCAGAAATTGAAGCTTTGCTAGCAGAGATGGCTTTTACTGAATTGGAAATTAAAGATATTCTGTTTACTATGCAGCACATGTCTTTTTCTAAAAATATTGAGCACCATTATCAATTACCATTATCAGGACAATATGTTCAAGATGCTGATCGAATTGAGAGCCTCGGTGCAATGGGAATTGCCCGTGCCTTTACCTATGGCGGTGCGCATGGCAATGTGATATATGATCCACAGATTAAGCCAGCAAAATTAACGAGTCATGCTCAGTATCGTAAGCATACAGAAACAACGATTAATCATTTTTATGAAAAGCTGTTTAAGCTAGAGCAGCTAATGAATACAGTTGGTGGTCAAAAAGAGGCACATCAGCGAACTGAATATATGCGTGATTTTGTTAATAAATTTATGCAAGAGTGGGAAGTTTAA